A region from the Triticum aestivum cultivar Chinese Spring chromosome 3D, IWGSC CS RefSeq v2.1, whole genome shotgun sequence genome encodes:
- the LOC123074669 gene encoding E3 ubiquitin-protein ligase RNF34, whose product MERRPELRRSMTLSEQLSRPDPAIREFLKIPDDNSHLSADAGGGGGSGGTINWKPLRDRLRLRRSVNAWSSPSERPSTADGAGSLKNSGSGSNRSHKYIYAQGEATAAFCRTSSLRQTPAFSRAASTRVGSNATIGRSPPVVGDEGSEDESDQDEDEEEGKEEEEAPTAQMSLMALLEQTDSWDEEEEEEQAAAGAGASSKNAHAEEEEEDGEGREEEMVHVCCVCMVRHKGAAFIPCGHTFCRLCSRELWVSRGNCPLCNGFIQEILDIF is encoded by the coding sequence ATGGAGCGGCGGCCAGAGCTGCGGCGGTCGATGACGCTCTCGGAGCAGCTGTCCAGGCCCGACCCGGCCATCCGCGAGTTCCTCAAGATCCCCGACGACAACAGCCACCTGAGCGCTGAcgctggaggaggtggaggcagcGGCGGCACGATCAACTGGAAGCCGCTGCGCGACCGTCTCCGGCTCCGGCGCTCCGTGAACGCCTGGTCCAGCCCGTCGGAGAGGCCCAGCACGGCGGACGGCGCCGGTAGCCTGAAgaacagcggcagcggcagcaaccGCAGCCACAAGTACATCTACGCGCAAGGTGAGGCCACGGCGGCCTTCTGCCGCACCTCCTCGCTCCGCCAGACTCCCGCATTCTCGCGCGCGGCCTCCACTCGTGTGGGTTCCAACGCCACGATCGGGCGCTCTCCCCCCGTGGTCGGCGACGAGGGCTCCGAGGACGAGTCAGAtcaggacgaggacgaggaggaaggcaaggaggaggaggaggcgccgacGGCGCAGATGTCCCTGATGGCGCTGCTGGAGCAGACGGACAGctgggacgaggaggaggaggaggagcaggccgCGGCAGGCGCCGGGGCCAGCAGCAAGAACGCGcacgccgaggaggaggaggaggacggcgaggggcGCGAGGAGGAGATGGTGCACGTGTGCTGCGTGTGCATGGTGCGGCACAAGGGCGCGGCCTTCATCCCGTGCGGCCACACATTCTGCCGCCTGTGCTCCCGCGAGCTCTGGGTCAGCCGCGGCAACTGCCCGCTCTGCAACGGCTTCATCCAGGAGATCCTCGACATCTTCTGA